The genomic stretch GCTGCCCCGCTGCCCGCGTCGTCGTTCAAGCGCCCGCTGCGGCTCGCTGAACACCTGGACGACCAGGGCGCGGTGACGCCGGTCGGCATCGACGCACTGACCGACTTCGTGGCGGAGTCCGTCCGCGTCGCCGAGGACCGCGGCTGCGAGGACATGCTCGGGTTCGCGACGTCCGCCGTCCGCGACGCCGTGAACTCCGAAGCCGTCCTCGCCCACGTGCAGGAGCAGACCGGGGTGGAGCTCGCCGTGCTCTCCGGGTCGGACGAGGCCCGGCTGACCTTCCTGGCTGTGCGCCGCTGGTTCGGCTGGTCCGCCGGACGACTCGCGGTGTTCGACATCGGCGGCGGCTCGCTCGAGATCGCCGGCGGCGCGGACGAGGCGCCCGACGTCGCCTGGTCGATGCCGATCGGAGCCGCACGGCTGGCCCGCACGTACTTCGCTGCCGGCACCCCCAGCCCGGACGAGCTGCGCCGGGTCCGGCACGAGGTCCGCGTCGAGATCGCCCGCGAAGCCGGCCGGCTGCTGCGGTCCGGAGCGCCGGACCGTGCCGTGGCCACCTCGAAGACGTTCCGCTCCATCGCCCGGATCTGCGGCGCAGCGCCCTCGGCCGCGGGGCCGCTCGTGCCGCGCGTGCTCGACGGGGCGGCGCTCCGGGACCGGCTGCCGGCGCTCCTGACCATGTCGGTCGACGAGCTCGGCACGCTGCCCGGGGTCTCGCCGAGCCGGGCGCACCAGGTCGTGCCGGGGGCGCTCGTCGCCGAGGCGTGCCTGGACATCTTCGATCTGCCGGCGCTGGAGATCTGCCCGTGGGCGCTCCGCGAGGGTGTGATCCTCGAGCGGCTGGACCAGCTGTCGGTCCTCGGCTGACCCCTCGCAAAACGCAACCTCGGCGTTCCTGCGGCACGGTACTGCGTTGCGGGTCGTCGGCGACGTTGCGTCTTGCGGAGGCGTGATCCTCGAACGGCCGGACCAGCTGTCGGTCCTCGGGGAATCTCGCCGCGCAGTCGCGATCGGCAGCGACATCCGCCCAGTGTCATGCTGGATTCTGCTGCCAGGTATGAGCAATACGAGCGTCTCATCGACCGCTACGGTGTCTTCCGAGGGCAGCCGAACCGCGGGTGTCGAGGCCCCCGTGGCCGGAAGGGATCCCCGATGATCGATCTCCTCATCGCACTCTGTGTCGCCGCGTTCTTCGGAGCCGCCTGGTCGGCCGGCCGGTACCTGCCGAAGGCCGTTGCCGCCTGCTTCCCCGTTGCGGTCCTGACGGCCGTCATCGTCGTCGCGGCGGTCGGCGGTCTGGGCGCGGTCCGCGACTGGTTGATGGCGGGCGTAGTGGTCTGCATCACCGCGATCATCACGTTGGCCGGCCGTGGCTCACGGCGGCGACGCAACGGCCAGGCAGCCCGGTCCTGACGGCGCGCTCGCTGAGCAAGTCCTCGTCGGGCGTCTACCGCCGTCCCAGACCGGTGCACCACGATCGAGCGACAGCCCAGCCACCGAGAGGACCACGATGACCGGACTCGCCCCCACGACCACCCTGCTCGCCACCGTCGACGGACCGGACGGCAGCACCTACGAGGTCCGGCACGCGGTGTTCCCGCCGGGGTCCACGACCGGGTGGCACCGGCACGACGCCCGCCAGACGGGTCTCGTGGTCCGGGGCGAGCTGACGCACGCCAGCCCGGAAGCGACGCATGCCGTCGGCCCGGGT from Curtobacterium sp. MCLR17_032 encodes the following:
- a CDS encoding Ppx/GppA phosphatase family protein, whose amino-acid sequence is MRVGVLDIGSNTGHLLVVDAHGGAAPLPASSFKRPLRLAEHLDDQGAVTPVGIDALTDFVAESVRVAEDRGCEDMLGFATSAVRDAVNSEAVLAHVQEQTGVELAVLSGSDEARLTFLAVRRWFGWSAGRLAVFDIGGGSLEIAGGADEAPDVAWSMPIGAARLARTYFAAGTPSPDELRRVRHEVRVEIAREAGRLLRSGAPDRAVATSKTFRSIARICGAAPSAAGPLVPRVLDGAALRDRLPALLTMSVDELGTLPGVSPSRAHQVVPGALVAEACLDIFDLPALEICPWALREGVILERLDQLSVLG